The Mixophyes fleayi isolate aMixFle1 chromosome 1, aMixFle1.hap1, whole genome shotgun sequence genome includes a region encoding these proteins:
- the LOC142136978 gene encoding vomeronasal type-2 receptor 26-like, with translation MKMKDEVMEKNDEVVTCGQNHVPVSVCSADCPLGYKRILKRGIHQCCFDCAQCSEGEISNETDKASCQKCPEDRWPNDKYQCVPKPIEFLSFENDPIAFVVSIFSVLFSIKTLIILVIFILFRETPVVKANNQNLSFVLLVSIMLSFLCVLLFLGRPVHITCMLRHTSFGIIFSVAVSCILAKTIMVYMAFEATKPGSSWRKFIGVKINNFMVLICSCIQILFSIIWLCISPPFPEVNSYTYLDKIIIQCNEGSQLAFSIVLGYMGLLAAVSFIVAFLARNLPDSFNEAKYITFSMLVFFSVWVSFIPAYMSITGKNTVLVEIFAILASNIGILGCMFFPKCYIILVRTDLNSKDNLLRKAHGRH, from the exons atgaagatgaaggatgaggtgatggagaaaaatgatgaggtggtgacatgtggacaaaaccac GTCCCTGTGTCTGTATGTTCTGCAGATTGTCCTTTGGGAtacaaaagaattttaaagagagGGATACATCAGTGCTGCTTTGACTGTGCACAATGCTCAGAGGGAGAAATATCCAATGAAACAG ACAAAGCATcgtgccagaaatgtccagaagACCGGTGGCCAAATGACAAGTACCAGTGTGTACCAAAACCAATTGAATTTCTATCCTTCGAGAATGACCCAATAGCTTTTGTTGTCtccattttttctgttttattttctattaagaCTTTGATTATCTTGgtcatctttattttattcagAGAAACTCCAGTCGTCAAAGCAAATAATCAAAACCTGAGTTTTGTTCTACTGGTCTCCATCATGTTGAGTTTCCTCTGTGTACTATTGTTTCTGGGTCGTCCTGTACATATAACATGCATGCTTCGTCACACCTCCTTTGGGATTATCTTCTCGGTAGCTGTCTCCTGTATTCTGGCCAAGACTATAATGGTCTACATGGCTTTCGAAGCTACCAAACCTGGAAGCTCCTGGAGAAAATTTATTGGAGTAAAAATTAACAACTTTATGGTCCTAATTTGCTCATGTATCCAGATTTTATTTAGCATCATTTGGTTATGTATTTCTCCTCCATTTCCAGAAGTTAACAGTTACACTTATCTTGACAAAATTATTATACAATGTAATGAAGGTTCACAATTGGCATTTTCCATAGTCCTGGGTTACATGGGTCTTCTTGCAGCTGTGAGTTTCATTGTTGCTTTCCTGGCCAGAAATTTGCCAGATAGTTTTAATGAAGCCAAATATATCACTTTCAGCATGCTGGTGTTCTTCAGTGTCTGGGTTTCTTTCATCCCAGCATATATGAGTATTACTGGAAAAAACACAGTGCTTGTAGAAATATTTGCAATTTTAGCCTCAAATATTGGAATTTTGGGTTGTATGTTTTTCCCCAAGTGTTATATTATATTGGTGAGAACAGATTTAAATTCAAAGGATAATTTACTAAGAAAAGCACATGGCAGACATTAG